A single window of Methanoculleus oceani DNA harbors:
- a CDS encoding nucleotidyltransferase family protein has translation MHPIIREKIPEIAHIAARRRVKRLAVFGSATGDRFDPAASDIDFVVEFEPMTPVEHAEAYFGLAGDLAELFGREIDLVELSAIRNPIFRESVEETCRDVYAVA, from the coding sequence ATGCATCCTATCATCCGCGAGAAAATCCCCGAGATCGCCCACATCGCTGCACGCCGCCGCGTGAAAAGGCTCGCGGTCTTCGGCTCGGCGACGGGCGACCGGTTCGACCCTGCGGCGAGCGACATCGATTTTGTCGTCGAGTTCGAACCGATGACCCCTGTGGAGCATGCGGAGGCGTACTTCGGTCTCGCCGGGGACCTGGCCGAACTCTTCGGCCGCGAGATCGATCTCGTTGAACTATCGGCGATCAGAAACCCGATCTTCCGTGAGTCCGTGGAAGAGACCTGCAGGGATGTCTATGCCGTCGCGTGA
- a CDS encoding ATP-binding protein, with protein MSTVMQGMIRRDAEAQIRSLALGFPAVAVIGPRQSGKTTLVRSVFPQLPYILLEDPDTRAFAEEDPRSFLAQYEKTGAVLDEVQRVPELFSYLQGVLDTNQRPGQFILTGSQNFLMMERISQSLAGRVGIVKLLPLSMGELVRAGIGIERYEDLLYAGLFPRPYSSSIHPRDFYSSYVQTYIERDLRLLKQVQNLSVFQTFMKMCAYRSGQVVNYSSLAHDCGITYNTAKEWLSLLETSMLVVQVRPHHKNFNKRLIKMPKLYFTDPGLAAHLAGIQGADDLVYHPLKGGLFESLIITEFLKFRFNRGKEPNIYFWRDKLGHEIDCIIEYQGWDPVPVEIKSGRTASADFFDEITYWNGLSGNAPDRSFVVYGGDRSQHRAAGHLVGYRDLEPILQYLE; from the coding sequence ATGTCCACCGTGATGCAGGGGATGATCCGGCGGGATGCGGAGGCGCAGATCCGATCGCTCGCTCTCGGCTTTCCGGCAGTAGCCGTCATCGGCCCCCGCCAGTCAGGAAAGACGACGCTCGTCCGGTCGGTATTCCCGCAGCTGCCCTACATCTTGCTCGAGGATCCCGACACCCGCGCCTTCGCAGAGGAGGACCCCCGCAGCTTTCTCGCACAGTACGAGAAGACCGGGGCGGTCCTCGACGAGGTGCAGAGGGTCCCGGAGCTCTTCTCGTACCTCCAGGGGGTCCTTGATACGAATCAGAGGCCAGGACAGTTCATCCTCACCGGATCCCAGAACTTCCTGATGATGGAACGGATATCCCAGTCGCTTGCCGGCCGGGTCGGGATCGTCAAACTCCTCCCCCTCTCGATGGGGGAACTCGTCCGTGCCGGGATAGGGATTGAACGCTACGAGGATCTCCTTTACGCCGGCCTCTTTCCCCGCCCCTACAGCAGCAGCATTCACCCGCGAGACTTCTATTCGTCGTATGTCCAGACCTACATCGAGCGCGATCTCCGCCTTCTCAAGCAGGTGCAGAACCTCTCGGTGTTCCAGACGTTCATGAAGATGTGCGCCTACCGGTCCGGCCAGGTGGTGAACTACTCGTCCCTCGCCCATGACTGCGGTATCACCTACAACACGGCAAAAGAGTGGCTCTCCCTCCTGGAGACGTCGATGCTGGTCGTCCAGGTCAGGCCCCATCACAAGAACTTCAACAAGCGGCTTATCAAGATGCCCAAACTCTACTTCACGGACCCCGGCCTTGCCGCGCACCTGGCCGGGATACAGGGTGCCGACGACCTCGTTTACCACCCCCTGAAAGGAGGGCTCTTTGAATCGCTCATCATAACAGAGTTCCTGAAGTTCCGGTTTAACCGGGGCAAAGAGCCCAACATCTACTTCTGGCGGGACAAACTCGGGCATGAAATCGACTGCATCATCGAGTATCAGGGGTGGGATCCCGTCCCGGTCGAGATCAAGTCGGGCAGAACGGCAAGTGCCGACTTCTTTGACGAGATCACGTACTGGAACGGGCTCTCCGGCAACGCCCCGGATCGCTCGTTCGTGGTCTATGGGGGCGACCGGTCCCAGCATCGGGCGGCAGGGCACCTAGTCGGGTACCGGGACCTGGAGCCGATCCTGCAGTACCTGGAGTGA
- a CDS encoding nucleotidyltransferase family protein: MHPLAQIRQNLRTLRERYGVARIGIFGSVVRNEATPASDIDILVEFREGEETFDHFMDLKFYLEDLLGRRTDLVIADTLKPRIRNAVLDEVVYA; this comes from the coding sequence ATGCATCCTCTCGCCCAGATCCGGCAGAACCTGCGCACCCTCCGGGAACGCTACGGCGTGGCCCGTATCGGCATCTTCGGATCGGTTGTACGCAACGAAGCCACCCCGGCAAGCGACATCGACATCCTGGTGGAGTTCCGGGAGGGAGAGGAGACGTTCGATCACTTTATGGACCTCAAGTTCTACCTCGAAGACCTCCTGGGGCGAAGGACGGATCTCGTCATCGCCGACACCTTAAAGCCCCGGATTCGGAATGCCGTCCTTGATGAGGTCGTTTATGCCTAG
- a CDS encoding PAS domain S-box protein, translated as MTPFSGASVEPALAPHILDLLDEGVLLVGPENRIVWINRALQHCLGVDRDALFGGDAGEFLNRFLLPRVVEEECRRAISASLRDRADLPALACTLRTADGEERRIRCSGRVGEDGMHLVRLQDFRPDGEQEMLETILSYLPETVNILDRDLRYVHVDRGFARKLGREPHEMVGKTWEELGFTTEGAGPYFEKVREVFATGKQVRGEVRHAVIKDVEYSEYISVPIPGPSGRVERVLTVSRDITGRKRAERTMAHERELLQAIIDAIPVMITIYDPNLKTFRFNRALRETLGWTEEDARGGGLMALCYPDAGYREMVGRFMRSLEPGWRDFVLRAKDGSFVESSWANIRLSDDTRVGIGIDIRERKAAERALRESEEWFRGIYERAGIGIALVGLDGCIIDSNPAFQEMLGYERDDLRGMHFADTTHPDDLAEDTALAASLVAGEIESYRLEKRYVGRDGRILWGMLTGSLVRNAEGGPEFLIGMIENITDRKRAEDALRESEERYRSLVELMPDAVVVHQDGIIVYVNPACVRIAGAGSPEEIVGKPLDLFVSPEYREAIAGQIRRMQQEGTATPLAEQELRTLDGRTIRVDITATPILYRGRPSIMAVFRDITERKQAEETLQFERDQLLSIFDGLEQIVYVTDPATNEILYANPYFTRALGKDVIGGLCYREFQGRETPCPFCTNDVILARKPEPYRWEFYNPVLDIHLDIVDRIIRWPDGRDVRLEVAIDITERKRAELALQESEEQFRALLDATPDATVLIDREGIILALNEAMASRSGGSIEDLRGTCVYDLFPPDLAASRKKWADEAFSSAKPIRMTDEYEGRIFDHILFPIQGANGQVRRLAVISADVTERKQVERIRREAYDRIEQNIEQFAILADHVRQPLQVILGMTELLEEGTATERIREQVERINAIVKQLDRGWIESRKIREFLRRHEAA; from the coding sequence ATGACACCGTTCTCTGGCGCTTCTGTCGAACCCGCGCTGGCCCCGCATATCCTCGACCTGCTTGACGAGGGCGTGCTTCTGGTCGGTCCGGAGAACCGTATCGTCTGGATCAACAGAGCGCTGCAGCACTGTCTCGGCGTCGACCGGGACGCTCTTTTCGGCGGCGACGCCGGGGAGTTCCTGAACCGGTTTCTTCTGCCCCGGGTCGTCGAAGAGGAGTGCAGGCGGGCGATATCGGCATCGTTACGGGACCGTGCCGATCTCCCGGCCCTTGCCTGCACCCTCCGGACCGCCGACGGCGAAGAGCGGCGGATCCGGTGTTCCGGCAGGGTCGGAGAGGACGGCATGCACCTCGTCCGCCTGCAGGACTTTCGGCCGGACGGCGAGCAGGAGATGCTGGAAACCATCCTTTCCTATCTGCCGGAGACGGTGAACATCCTGGACCGTGACCTCCGGTATGTCCACGTGGACAGGGGGTTCGCCCGTAAACTCGGCCGGGAGCCGCACGAGATGGTGGGGAAGACCTGGGAGGAGCTCGGGTTTACGACGGAGGGGGCGGGCCCGTACTTCGAGAAGGTCAGGGAGGTCTTTGCCACCGGCAAGCAGGTGCGGGGAGAGGTCCGCCATGCCGTAATAAAGGATGTCGAGTACAGCGAGTATATCTCGGTCCCGATCCCCGGTCCCTCGGGAAGAGTCGAGCGGGTCCTGACGGTCTCCCGCGACATCACCGGCCGGAAGCGGGCGGAGCGGACGATGGCGCACGAGCGCGAACTGCTGCAGGCGATCATCGATGCGATCCCGGTGATGATCACGATCTACGACCCGAACCTGAAGACGTTCCGGTTCAACCGCGCGCTGCGCGAGACGTTGGGATGGACGGAGGAAGACGCACGCGGCGGCGGCCTCATGGCGTTATGCTATCCCGACGCCGGGTACCGGGAGATGGTCGGCCGGTTCATGCGGTCGCTCGAGCCCGGGTGGCGGGACTTTGTGCTGAGGGCAAAGGACGGCTCGTTCGTCGAGAGTTCCTGGGCAAACATCCGCCTCTCCGACGATACCCGGGTAGGCATCGGCATCGATATCCGCGAGCGGAAAGCGGCGGAGAGGGCGCTCCGGGAGAGCGAGGAGTGGTTCCGCGGCATCTACGAGAGGGCCGGGATCGGTATCGCTCTCGTGGGGCTGGACGGATGCATCATCGATAGCAACCCGGCATTCCAGGAGATGCTCGGGTATGAGCGGGACGATCTTCGTGGCATGCATTTTGCTGATACTACCCATCCCGACGATCTGGCGGAAGATACGGCGCTCGCGGCGTCTCTCGTCGCCGGAGAGATCGAGAGTTACCGGCTGGAGAAACGCTATGTAGGGAGGGACGGCCGGATCCTCTGGGGCATGCTGACAGGCTCCCTGGTCCGGAACGCGGAGGGCGGTCCGGAGTTCCTCATCGGCATGATCGAGAACATCACGGACCGCAAGCGGGCAGAGGACGCCCTCCGGGAGAGCGAGGAGCGGTACCGTTCCCTCGTCGAACTCATGCCGGATGCCGTGGTCGTACACCAGGACGGCATCATCGTTTACGTGAATCCTGCCTGCGTCCGGATTGCGGGCGCCGGGAGTCCTGAAGAGATCGTGGGCAAACCGCTGGATCTCTTCGTCTCCCCCGAATATCGTGAGGCTATTGCCGGGCAGATCCGCCGGATGCAGCAGGAAGGCACGGCCACTCCGCTGGCCGAACAGGAACTCAGGACCCTCGACGGCCGAACGATCCGGGTCGACATCACGGCGACCCCCATACTCTACCGGGGCCGGCCTTCCATCATGGCCGTTTTCCGGGACATCACCGAGCGCAAACAGGCCGAAGAGACCCTGCAGTTCGAGCGCGACCAGCTCCTCTCGATCTTCGACGGCCTCGAGCAGATCGTGTACGTCACGGATCCCGCGACGAACGAGATCCTGTATGCAAACCCCTACTTTACACGAGCGCTCGGGAAGGACGTTATCGGCGGGCTATGCTACCGCGAGTTCCAGGGTCGCGAGACGCCGTGCCCGTTCTGCACCAACGATGTGATCCTTGCCCGGAAGCCGGAACCGTACCGGTGGGAGTTCTATAACCCGGTTCTCGATATCCACTTAGACATCGTCGACCGGATCATCCGGTGGCCCGACGGGCGGGACGTGCGGCTCGAGGTCGCGATCGATATCACCGAGCGGAAACGGGCCGAGCTGGCCCTGCAGGAGAGTGAAGAGCAGTTCCGTGCGCTCCTGGACGCGACGCCCGACGCCACGGTGCTCATCGACCGGGAGGGTATCATCCTTGCCCTGAACGAGGCGATGGCCTCACGGTCCGGGGGGAGTATAGAAGACCTTCGCGGAACATGCGTGTACGACCTCTTCCCGCCCGATCTTGCCGCATCCCGAAAGAAGTGGGCCGATGAGGCCTTCTCCTCGGCGAAGCCCATCCGGATGACCGACGAGTATGAGGGGAGGATCTTCGATCATATCCTCTTCCCGATCCAGGGCGCAAACGGGCAGGTCAGGCGGCTCGCGGTCATCTCCGCCGATGTCACCGAACGGAAGCAGGTCGAGAGGATCCGGCGGGAGGCATACGACCGGATCGAGCAGAACATCGAGCAGTTCGCGATCCTCGCGGATCACGTCCGCCAGCCGCTGCAGGTGATCCTCGGCATGACCGAACTGCTCGAAGAAGGGACGGCTACGGAGAGGATCCGGGAGCAGGTCGAGCGGATCAACGCGATCGTCAAACAGCTCGACCGGGGCTGGATCGAGTCGCGGAAGATCCGGGAGTTCCTGCGGCGGCACGAGGCGGCGTAG
- a CDS encoding HIT family protein, which yields MGPLTCPFCNPPKEEIVLANDLCYARYDKYPASPGHLLVIPSRHVVGFFDATDEEHAALLALIREAKDLLDGRFRPDGYNVGVNVGEAAGQTVMHLHVHVIPRYAGDVEDPRGGVRGAIPERRGY from the coding sequence ATGGGCCCCCTGACCTGCCCGTTCTGCAACCCTCCAAAAGAGGAGATCGTGCTTGCAAACGATCTTTGCTACGCCCGCTACGATAAATATCCAGCAAGCCCCGGCCACCTCCTCGTCATCCCCTCCCGCCACGTCGTCGGCTTCTTCGACGCGACGGACGAGGAGCATGCCGCCCTCCTCGCCCTCATCCGGGAGGCAAAAGACCTCCTCGACGGCCGGTTCCGCCCCGACGGCTACAACGTCGGCGTGAATGTAGGGGAAGCCGCCGGCCAGACGGTGATGCACCTCCACGTCCACGTCATCCCGCGATACGCCGGGGACGTGGAGGACCCGCGGGGCGGGGTAAGGGGGGCGATCCCGGAGAGGCGGGGATATTAA
- a CDS encoding HNH endonuclease domain-containing protein: MDLAQYRRINTIIERDSADATYKYALLRGVIEICQQSSHLREEDGDAVSFPLGLLVEKWLLYYYPIFAAPAFIPQKNGETPDQETGKAVSFRKHFVPVIDYYRDRGGISVFYNDYARGTMPAEIRPAFRTLVKAIRKTITEMPMKHLGYSQSKEHYSVFDYDRQYRVSRESPVDRTSLIENSGRFSLSRDLCTVFEHFGGFISGEECLLKKWAEFTAAADKTGTVTEECMLSLLTKTPTTERAVADARNIYQSIFAEEGALACVWSGKAIRSPEAMHIDHVLPFSVWKNNDLWNLLPTLDSVNAQKRDRIPDPSLLKSRRDCIIGYWDLLHDHAPRPFEREIAVSLLGLEAPGSGWQDRAFEHLAEKCAYLIHVRGYAAWAP; the protein is encoded by the coding sequence ATGGACCTCGCCCAGTACCGCCGGATCAACACCATCATCGAACGCGACAGCGCCGACGCGACCTACAAGTACGCCCTCCTCCGGGGCGTCATCGAGATCTGCCAGCAGTCCTCGCACCTGCGGGAGGAGGACGGTGATGCGGTCTCGTTCCCCCTCGGGCTGCTCGTCGAGAAGTGGCTGCTCTACTACTATCCCATCTTTGCAGCCCCGGCGTTCATCCCGCAGAAGAATGGGGAGACGCCGGACCAGGAGACCGGCAAGGCCGTCTCGTTCCGGAAGCACTTCGTGCCGGTCATCGACTACTACCGGGACCGGGGCGGGATCTCGGTCTTCTACAACGACTATGCCCGCGGGACCATGCCGGCCGAGATCCGGCCCGCATTCCGGACGCTCGTGAAAGCGATCCGGAAGACCATCACGGAGATGCCGATGAAGCACCTCGGCTACTCGCAGTCAAAGGAGCACTACTCCGTCTTCGACTACGACCGGCAGTACCGCGTCTCCCGGGAGAGCCCGGTCGACCGGACCTCCCTGATCGAGAACTCCGGCCGGTTCTCCCTCTCCCGCGACCTCTGCACGGTATTCGAGCACTTCGGGGGCTTCATCTCCGGGGAGGAGTGCCTCTTGAAGAAGTGGGCCGAGTTCACCGCGGCCGCGGACAAGACCGGGACCGTCACCGAGGAGTGCATGCTCTCGCTGCTCACGAAGACCCCAACGACCGAGCGGGCGGTCGCGGATGCGAGGAACATCTACCAGTCAATCTTTGCGGAGGAGGGGGCGCTCGCCTGCGTCTGGTCGGGGAAGGCCATCCGCTCGCCGGAGGCGATGCACATCGACCACGTCCTCCCGTTCTCGGTCTGGAAGAACAACGACCTCTGGAACCTCCTCCCCACCCTCGATTCCGTCAACGCCCAGAAACGCGACCGCATCCCCGACCCTTCGCTCCTCAAGTCCCGCCGGGACTGCATCATCGGCTACTGGGACCTCCTCCACGACCACGCCCCCCGCCCGTTCGAGCGGGAGATCGCAGTCTCGCTCCTCGGCCTGGAGGCACCGGGGAGCGGCTGGCAGGACCGGGCGTTTGAGCACCTCGCCGAAAAATGCGCCTACCTCATCCACGTCCGGGGGTACGCAGCATGGGCCCCCTGA
- a CDS encoding UvrD-helicase domain-containing protein has product MELTERQRQAALDHTRSKCVTAGAGTGKTHVLVQKYISLLETGVGVGNILALTFTEKAAGEMKVRVRQALAEKEGERWDAVRDEFLWAKVSTFHSFCASVLREFPLEAGVGPAFAVLDEREAILLREEAADALIHGDPPAECREAVICALRAVGDYELKNYLEALYSRREASEAFFAALAESEEGVLDAWRTAVERRRAEALAAFLERAGDSIETLRDLAARYPGERDPGESYLRAVEPCLAGRIAVAALVEVHKDRRFRANMGQKKNWAGDDLERLRAAYRVLNDCIKAHAWALSLDVDPADPFTRATLDFLRDLGTVFGAFTGALEAEKRRKNALDFDDLIDRTHRLFSAHEDIVAAHFRDRFRFVLVDEFQDTDPVQIAILCAILGDLTRESAKLFVVGDPKQSIYLFREADVTQFGRIRDLIERDLGGEAVPLDVNFRSTPGVVGFTNAVFGALMAEGSRPWEFLYEPLRANRDGDTGSVELLLCPKARDRAAGRRAEAELVARKIRAIVERGEKPVYQDGEVRPAGYGDVAVLLERRTNLAYYEWALGRYGVPYRVHAGLGFYERQEVYDLYNILRFLANDLDDVALYGLLRSPYFGFSDARLFSIARAGTSLWERLQATEDPASATLRGWLLLSRRLPPARLIRRIVDESGIFVVYGGMAGGEQAAANVEKLIAVAREADCSTLADLVGELGRCIDDAQREGDAHLDFAAADAVSIMTVHAAKGLEFPVVVVPDLGETPRAGGGTIMVEDGLLLGVSIPNPANDHEREGTPVLTILRDEHRQKEEAERKRLFYVAATRAKDHLVLCGETPAEVPETLHDGKTRMAWLAHCLGLSPEVYARGEAVLETLRIPLTLDSAAIPVDVQEAAPVYLPLPDDVPAVPVPASILPAGEKERVYSASELERYLRAPAGSRPPGFAAGEDPLTRGLVVHEVFRGRDPAAVLRRYGVDPGRAGEYRELYERFLASPLMQGVVRDHREVPFLARVNGFAFRGAIDRLVQRPDGAWVLIDYKTGTPGGAGDYALQMTVYRHAAARILGAPVVPYLYFVDGDRWVEVAVDEERVFADIERAVRGIEEGDF; this is encoded by the coding sequence ATGGAACTGACTGAACGCCAGAGGCAGGCCGCGCTCGACCACACGAGGAGCAAGTGCGTCACCGCCGGGGCGGGGACGGGAAAGACGCACGTCCTGGTGCAGAAGTACATCAGCCTGCTCGAAACCGGCGTCGGCGTCGGGAACATCCTCGCGCTGACCTTCACCGAGAAGGCGGCCGGCGAGATGAAGGTCCGGGTCCGCCAGGCTCTCGCGGAGAAGGAGGGCGAGCGGTGGGACGCGGTCCGCGACGAGTTTTTGTGGGCGAAGGTATCGACCTTCCACTCCTTCTGCGCCTCCGTTCTTCGGGAGTTCCCGCTCGAAGCCGGTGTCGGGCCCGCCTTCGCCGTCCTCGACGAGCGGGAGGCGATCCTGCTCCGCGAGGAGGCGGCCGATGCCCTCATCCACGGCGATCCGCCCGCGGAGTGCCGGGAGGCGGTGATCTGCGCTCTCCGTGCGGTCGGGGACTACGAGTTGAAGAACTACCTTGAGGCGCTGTATTCGCGCCGCGAGGCCTCGGAGGCGTTTTTTGCCGCCCTCGCAGAGAGCGAGGAGGGGGTGCTCGACGCCTGGCGGACGGCCGTGGAACGGCGCCGGGCGGAGGCGCTCGCGGCCTTCCTCGAGCGTGCCGGGGATTCGATCGAGACGCTGCGGGACCTTGCCGCCCGCTACCCCGGTGAGCGCGACCCGGGCGAGAGTTACCTCCGGGCCGTCGAGCCCTGCCTTGCCGGCAGGATCGCGGTCGCCGCGCTCGTGGAAGTCCACAAAGACCGGCGGTTCCGGGCGAACATGGGGCAAAAGAAGAACTGGGCGGGGGACGACCTCGAACGCCTCCGGGCGGCCTACCGGGTTCTTAACGACTGCATCAAAGCCCATGCATGGGCTCTCTCGCTCGATGTCGACCCGGCGGATCCCTTCACCCGGGCGACACTCGACTTCCTCCGGGACCTCGGCACGGTCTTTGGCGCCTTTACCGGAGCGCTGGAGGCGGAGAAGAGGCGGAAGAACGCCCTCGACTTCGACGACCTGATCGACCGCACCCACCGGCTCTTCTCCGCCCACGAGGATATCGTGGCGGCGCACTTCCGGGACCGGTTCCGGTTCGTCCTGGTCGACGAGTTCCAGGACACCGATCCCGTCCAGATCGCCATCCTCTGCGCCATCCTCGGCGATCTGACCCGGGAGTCGGCGAAACTCTTCGTCGTCGGCGACCCCAAACAGTCCATCTACCTCTTCCGGGAGGCCGACGTCACGCAGTTTGGGCGGATCCGCGACCTGATCGAGCGGGACCTCGGCGGGGAGGCGGTCCCGCTCGACGTCAACTTCCGGAGCACGCCCGGGGTCGTCGGGTTCACGAACGCCGTCTTCGGCGCCCTGATGGCGGAGGGCTCCCGGCCCTGGGAGTTCCTGTACGAGCCGCTGCGTGCGAACCGGGATGGCGACACCGGTTCGGTCGAACTCCTCCTCTGTCCGAAGGCCAGGGACCGGGCGGCCGGCCGCCGTGCCGAAGCGGAGCTGGTCGCCCGGAAGATCCGGGCCATCGTCGAGCGGGGGGAGAAACCGGTCTACCAGGACGGGGAGGTCCGGCCGGCGGGCTACGGCGACGTGGCCGTCCTGCTCGAGCGGCGGACGAACCTCGCCTACTACGAGTGGGCGCTCGGGCGCTACGGCGTCCCCTACCGCGTCCACGCCGGCCTCGGGTTCTACGAGCGGCAGGAGGTCTACGACCTCTACAACATCCTCCGGTTCCTCGCGAACGACCTGGACGACGTGGCGCTCTACGGCCTGCTGCGGTCGCCTTACTTCGGGTTCTCCGACGCCCGGCTCTTTTCCATCGCCCGGGCGGGGACCTCCCTCTGGGAGCGGCTGCAGGCGACGGAGGACCCGGCGTCGGCGACCCTCCGGGGGTGGCTCTTGCTCTCCCGCAGGCTCCCGCCCGCCCGTCTCATCCGTCGGATCGTCGACGAATCGGGGATATTCGTCGTCTACGGCGGGATGGCCGGGGGCGAGCAGGCGGCCGCGAACGTCGAGAAGCTGATCGCCGTCGCGAGGGAGGCCGACTGCTCCACGCTCGCCGACCTCGTCGGGGAACTCGGGCGTTGCATCGACGACGCACAGCGGGAGGGGGATGCGCACCTCGATTTCGCGGCGGCAGACGCGGTCTCGATCATGACGGTGCATGCCGCGAAGGGGCTCGAGTTCCCGGTCGTCGTCGTCCCCGACCTCGGGGAGACGCCGCGGGCTGGCGGGGGCACGATCATGGTGGAGGACGGGCTGCTGCTCGGTGTCTCGATCCCGAACCCGGCAAACGACCACGAGCGCGAGGGGACGCCGGTCCTGACGATCCTCAGGGACGAGCACCGGCAGAAGGAGGAGGCCGAGCGCAAACGGCTCTTCTACGTCGCGGCAACCCGGGCGAAGGATCACCTCGTCCTCTGCGGGGAGACGCCGGCCGAGGTCCCTGAGACCCTTCATGACGGTAAGACCCGGATGGCCTGGCTCGCGCACTGCCTCGGGCTCTCTCCGGAGGTCTATGCCCGTGGCGAGGCCGTGCTCGAGACGCTCCGCATCCCGCTCACCCTCGACTCCGCGGCGATCCCCGTCGACGTGCAGGAGGCCGCTCCGGTCTATCTCCCGCTTCCGGACGACGTTCCCGCGGTGCCAGTCCCGGCGAGCATCCTCCCGGCCGGGGAGAAGGAGCGTGTCTATTCGGCGAGCGAACTCGAGCGGTATCTCCGGGCCCCGGCCGGGTCCCGGCCGCCGGGGTTCGCCGCCGGCGAGGATCCCCTGACCCGCGGCCTCGTCGTCCACGAGGTCTTCCGCGGCCGTGACCCCGCCGCGGTGCTGCGGCGGTACGGGGTTGATCCCGGCCGGGCAGGAGAGTACCGGGAACTCTACGAACGGTTCCTCGCGTCGCCCCTGATGCAGGGCGTCGTCCGGGACCACCGTGAGGTGCCGTTTCTGGCGCGGGTGAACGGGTTCGCGTTCCGGGGAGCCATCGACCGGCTGGTGCAGCGGCCGGACGGCGCCTGGGTGCTCATCGACTACAAGACCGGGACGCCGGGGGGCGCCGGGGACTACGCGCTCCAGATGACGGTCTACCGGCACGCCGCCGCCCGGATCCTCGGGGCTCCGGTCGTCCCGTACCTCTACTTCGTCGACGGCGACCGCTGGGTGGAGGTCGCGGTGGACGAGGAGCGGGTCTTTGCCGATATAGAACGAGCGGTCCGGGGGATTGAAGAAGGGGATTTTTGA
- a CDS encoding UPF0175 family protein codes for MTDVTITVPQDIVQALRLPPDAVAAELQRELAVALYQRGILSSGKAAALAGMTRWEWEELLGARKIPRHYADEDLDRDIAYATRGQ; via the coding sequence ATGACCGATGTTACCATCACTGTCCCCCAGGATATCGTCCAGGCGCTTCGGCTCCCTCCCGACGCCGTTGCCGCCGAACTGCAGCGGGAACTCGCCGTGGCGCTCTACCAGCGGGGCATTCTCTCCTCCGGGAAGGCGGCGGCTCTTGCAGGGATGACCCGGTGGGAGTGGGAGGAACTGCTCGGGGCACGGAAGATTCCCCGGCATTATGCCGACGAGGACCTTGATAGGGACATTGCCTATGCCACTCGCGGTCAGTAA
- a CDS encoding type II toxin-antitoxin system death-on-curing family toxin, which produces MEEFTVEEVIGYQVEIIRASGVEEDRGLEGRLLNPGNLDFVIAVGNRIPDPFERAAFMLHGIVTGHPFVQGNKRIAFLLAALILLRTPERYVIASSDAENNAFVRDVAGGDKTRKDVLDWLHVVVKRGR; this is translated from the coding sequence ATGGAGGAGTTCACCGTCGAGGAAGTCATCGGCTACCAGGTCGAGATCATCCGGGCAAGCGGCGTCGAGGAAGACCGGGGTCTCGAGGGGCGGCTGCTCAACCCGGGAAACCTCGACTTCGTCATCGCCGTCGGCAACCGTATTCCCGATCCGTTCGAGAGGGCCGCGTTTATGCTCCACGGTATTGTAACAGGGCATCCGTTCGTTCAGGGAAATAAGCGGATCGCGTTTCTGCTCGCAGCTCTCATCCTGCTCAGGACCCCGGAACGGTATGTCATCGCAAGCTCCGATGCGGAGAACAATGCCTTTGTACGGGACGTTGCCGGGGGCGACAAGACCCGAAAAGACGTTCTTGACTGGCTGCACGTGGTCGTAAAAAGAGGTCGATGA
- a CDS encoding Hsp20/alpha crystallin family protein, protein MEENESACPFQRAFGPGMCEMHRRLHEMVAAPVQRMMPVIRGAGIPVDVREIEDEVVLVADLPGLESSDVAIRLTGPETLRITVRKREVEEREGYAVRERLSGEMTRIVNLPADVTEEGATAALENGVLAVRLKKVPEQGVEIPVREE, encoded by the coding sequence ATGGAAGAGAACGAATCAGCGTGCCCGTTTCAGAGGGCATTCGGCCCGGGGATGTGCGAGATGCACCGGCGGCTCCATGAGATGGTGGCGGCGCCCGTGCAGCGGATGATGCCCGTGATCCGGGGTGCAGGGATTCCGGTCGACGTCCGGGAGATCGAGGATGAGGTCGTGCTCGTCGCCGACCTCCCGGGGCTGGAGAGCAGCGATGTCGCGATACGGCTCACCGGTCCGGAAACGCTGCGGATCACCGTCCGAAAGAGGGAGGTGGAAGAGCGGGAAGGCTACGCCGTCAGGGAGAGGCTGTCCGGGGAGATGACCCGGATTGTGAACCTTCCCGCAGACGTCACGGAAGAAGGTGCGACGGCCGCCCTCGAAAACGGCGTGCTGGCGGTGCGGCTGAAGAAGGTTCCCGAGCAGGGGGTCGAGATCCCGGTCCGTGAAGAGTAG